The Vibrio ishigakensis genome has a window encoding:
- a CDS encoding LysR family transcriptional regulator — MKAKDISNLYLFCQSVECGGFAAASLQTHVSAPTLSRAVASLEQQLGEKLVHRNAKQFQLTTAGDEYYQRFSSLFSELNDEWIRLSNSQPVLTGEIRVSCPEPFADAFLQKLAIEFMDLHPEVSISIQFSAGTERFFDEQIDLAVVTSPPHAEHLVQRRLFESQLLMAASPSYVEKHGMPRAAEDLVSHRLLSGNNLPYWELRDGECPVRIPYKPKYAVSSLRLNIDATVAGAGICLMPKAAFEVRAEKGELVQVLPEVECPTGKAYLVWADRKLISTRVVAFRDMVFERFGQTEAFLASIKSEANDKTPG; from the coding sequence ATGAAAGCTAAAGATATATCCAACCTTTACCTGTTTTGTCAGTCAGTGGAGTGCGGTGGTTTTGCTGCGGCAAGTCTGCAAACTCATGTTTCTGCGCCAACCTTATCTAGAGCGGTAGCCAGTTTGGAGCAGCAACTGGGAGAAAAACTGGTGCACCGCAATGCTAAGCAGTTTCAACTTACTACGGCGGGTGATGAGTATTATCAAAGGTTTTCGTCACTCTTTTCAGAACTCAATGATGAGTGGATCCGCCTGTCCAACAGCCAGCCCGTTTTAACCGGTGAAATTCGTGTTTCTTGCCCAGAACCGTTTGCAGATGCGTTTTTACAGAAGTTGGCGATAGAATTCATGGATTTACACCCAGAAGTGTCCATCTCTATCCAATTTAGTGCTGGTACAGAGCGTTTTTTTGATGAACAGATTGACTTAGCGGTAGTAACCAGCCCACCTCATGCGGAGCATCTAGTGCAAAGAAGGTTGTTTGAGTCGCAGCTTCTAATGGCAGCATCTCCAAGCTATGTAGAGAAACATGGCATGCCGAGAGCCGCTGAAGACTTGGTTTCCCACAGATTGCTTTCAGGAAACAATTTACCCTATTGGGAACTAAGAGATGGTGAGTGTCCGGTTCGTATACCATACAAACCTAAGTATGCTGTTAGCAGTCTCAGGCTAAACATAGATGCGACAGTGGCAGGGGCAGGGATCTGTTTAATGCCAAAGGCGGCATTCGAAGTAAGGGCAGAAAAGGGTGAATTAGTTCAGGTTTTACCTGAGGTTGAATGCCCAACGGGTAAGGCTTATTTGGTATGGGCTGACAGGAAGCTTATCTCAACTCGAGTTGTCGCATTTCGGGATATGGTGTTTGAGCGATTTGGTCAAACTGAGGCATTTCTAGCATCGATTAAGAGCGAAGCAAACGACAAAACGCCGGGCTAA
- a CDS encoding mechanosensitive ion channel family protein produces the protein MSISFETIFDVIKEHHLVLAVLFFIGYRVLRRFTSSTINVLAKHKSVSASRTAFIIRCFNIFYLLILTATFLIVSGIGYGNFAIFISSVFTVVGVGFIAQWSILSNVTASFLIFFVFPYRIGDYIVVADGEGNEGTLLEIKIFHTLIKHPEGNIITYPNALLLQKSVTKVASNNIAKRNSDKKSEEKEESVQNTNLELPKNRYPLRRRKGRKRTDTPMAAQVEL, from the coding sequence ATGTCTATTTCTTTTGAAACCATTTTCGACGTAATTAAGGAACATCACCTAGTGCTTGCGGTGCTGTTTTTTATTGGGTATCGCGTGCTTAGGAGATTTACTTCAAGCACCATTAACGTGTTGGCTAAACACAAATCTGTTTCTGCCAGCAGAACCGCATTTATCATCCGATGCTTTAATATCTTTTATCTTCTGATATTGACAGCAACCTTCCTCATAGTCAGTGGCATTGGCTATGGAAACTTTGCAATTTTCATTTCATCGGTATTCACTGTGGTGGGTGTAGGCTTCATTGCTCAGTGGTCGATCTTGAGCAATGTAACCGCAAGCTTCCTTATCTTTTTCGTTTTCCCGTACCGTATCGGTGACTACATAGTGGTTGCTGATGGCGAAGGAAATGAAGGAACGCTGCTGGAAATAAAGATATTCCACACGCTTATCAAACACCCTGAAGGAAACATCATTACCTACCCCAATGCACTGCTATTGCAAAAGAGCGTGACTAAGGTTGCTAGTAATAATATTGCCAAAAGAAACAGTGATAAGAAAAGTGAAGAGAAAGAGGAGAGTGTGCAGAATACAAACCTTGAGCTACCGAAGAATCGATATCCTCTTCGCCGTCGCAAGGGACGAAAGAGAACCGACACTCCCATGGCAGCTCAGGTAGAACTCTAA
- a CDS encoding DUF2798 domain-containing protein, whose amino-acid sequence MKKFPRKFQYPLMVSMVLPSMLLGMPAIMVAKSLPQDASFLNAWLEAIGLIVPSALLLLAVVAPTVRLFVNKVLLEPETN is encoded by the coding sequence ATGAAAAAGTTTCCACGTAAATTTCAATACCCTCTAATGGTCTCTATGGTTCTACCAAGCATGCTATTAGGTATGCCAGCCATCATGGTTGCAAAAAGCCTCCCTCAAGATGCCTCATTCTTGAATGCTTGGCTTGAAGCGATTGGCCTGATTGTACCGTCAGCACTCTTGCTGCTTGCTGTAGTAGCCCCAACAGTTCGACTGTTTGTCAACAAAGTGCTCCTAGAGCCAGAAACTAACTAA
- a CDS encoding AraC family transcriptional regulator, which translates to MPHQLLDQFNLFKQTYAIKGDLGFIETHLPGVNFFWSEKTIDFSSMVYPSGIALIRSGRKVGIFDRELFHYDREHFLLITASTPLICKTIASPQEPVFGVFLQSNCAEIKQMVMDMGGESALPASESRGVEPVTINSELDNAIERLLGVLLSEQESKIIGPSVLKEVLFRVLQSEHGRSLYASMQVHSTQHTLIEVIEFIRSNFAEKLAVETLASRSNMSSSRFYREFKNMTGSSPIQFIKRIRLSKARSLITHEDKSVSLAAAEVGYTNLSQFHRDFKAYFKATPTDAASTGYSEIDIWPTDSTQKEAETSKQSI; encoded by the coding sequence ATGCCACATCAACTGTTAGACCAATTTAATCTGTTCAAACAGACTTATGCCATCAAAGGTGATTTAGGTTTTATCGAAACCCATTTACCCGGTGTGAATTTTTTCTGGAGTGAGAAAACCATAGACTTCAGCTCTATGGTGTATCCCTCTGGAATTGCGCTAATTCGGAGTGGCAGAAAGGTCGGTATCTTTGACAGGGAGTTATTTCATTACGACCGAGAACACTTTCTCCTTATCACAGCCTCTACTCCTTTAATTTGTAAAACCATCGCCTCACCGCAAGAGCCGGTATTCGGCGTGTTCCTCCAGTCCAACTGCGCCGAGATTAAACAGATGGTAATGGATATGGGCGGCGAGTCAGCACTCCCAGCAAGCGAGTCACGAGGGGTTGAACCCGTTACCATTAACTCTGAACTAGACAATGCTATTGAAAGGCTACTAGGTGTCCTTTTATCTGAGCAGGAGAGCAAGATTATTGGACCTTCTGTATTAAAGGAGGTGCTGTTTAGAGTGCTTCAAAGCGAACATGGTCGATCACTATATGCCTCTATGCAGGTGCACTCTACACAACACACGCTCATAGAAGTCATTGAGTTTATCCGCAGCAACTTCGCAGAAAAGCTGGCGGTAGAAACGTTGGCCAGTCGTAGCAACATGAGTAGCAGTCGATTCTACCGAGAGTTCAAGAACATGACAGGTAGCTCACCCATTCAGTTCATTAAACGCATTCGCCTGAGCAAAGCAAGAAGCCTTATCACACACGAAGATAAAAGCGTTAGCCTAGCTGCTGCTGAAGTCGGATACACCAACCTTTCTCAGTTTCATCGCGACTTCAAAGCCTACTTCAAGGCGACACCTACTGACGCCGCAAGCACTGGTTATTCAGAGATAGATATCTGGCCGACTGATTCTACTCAAAAGGAAGCGGAAACATCCAAACAATCTATTTAG
- a CDS encoding pirin family protein, whose amino-acid sequence MAKHLKATEHDIGGLFVKRVLPHIEKKMVGPFIFLDHMGPSSFESGQGINVRPHPHIGLSTLTYLFDGAILHRDSLGNNLEIQPGDVNWMTAGKGIVHSERESFETRSRPHSINGLQCWIALPEELAEIEPSFIHIKKEQLPVSIYEDVMIRLIAGEAYEMSSPVKTYSPLFYLDITADKGSLVERPNRHQEAAIYCISGSVEVGGINLEPNQCALLEPNDDIIFASCGRVVVLGGEKYEKAPHVHWNFVSFSRERIQQAREDWSEGRFPTIPGDRKEHIPLPERKPK is encoded by the coding sequence ATGGCGAAACATCTAAAGGCAACGGAGCACGATATTGGTGGGCTATTTGTGAAACGAGTCCTGCCTCATATAGAGAAGAAAATGGTGGGGCCCTTTATTTTCTTAGATCATATGGGGCCGAGCAGCTTTGAGTCGGGTCAGGGGATAAACGTACGTCCGCATCCTCATATCGGGCTCTCAACGCTTACTTATCTTTTTGATGGTGCCATCCTTCACAGAGACTCACTAGGGAACAATCTAGAAATTCAGCCGGGCGATGTAAATTGGATGACCGCAGGTAAGGGTATAGTTCACTCTGAGCGAGAAAGTTTCGAAACCCGCTCTAGGCCACATAGCATTAACGGACTGCAGTGTTGGATTGCACTGCCAGAAGAGTTAGCTGAAATTGAACCCTCTTTTATCCATATTAAAAAAGAACAGCTTCCAGTTTCTATCTATGAAGATGTGATGATTCGGCTTATTGCAGGTGAGGCCTATGAAATGAGCTCTCCGGTTAAGACCTACTCGCCACTGTTCTATCTTGATATCACCGCAGACAAAGGCAGCCTAGTAGAGCGCCCGAATCGACATCAAGAAGCCGCTATCTATTGTATCTCTGGCTCAGTCGAGGTAGGGGGAATTAACCTAGAGCCCAATCAGTGCGCGTTACTCGAACCCAATGATGACATCATCTTTGCAAGCTGCGGTCGAGTAGTCGTATTAGGTGGCGAGAAGTATGAAAAAGCGCCCCATGTTCATTGGAACTTCGTTTCGTTCAGCCGTGAACGTATACAGCAAGCAAGGGAGGATTGGAGTGAGGGACGTTTTCCAACCATCCCAGGAGATAGGAAAGAGCATATCCCGCTACCGGAGAGAAAACCTAAATAG
- a CDS encoding MarC family protein, giving the protein MLTLFLTQFITLWAVVDPIGSVPVYLSQTQSLSVAQSRHLAIKSVLFAFWVLLFFLVAGQFILDAMAIPLPVFQAAGGLVLLLFALTMIFGQSKPEQEQKLLEEELCRAKLAERAVYPLAIPSIASPGAMMAIVMLTDKNRFSYMDQSITGLVLLLVLGATALLLLGARRVHSVIGNAGAQIISRVMGLILSAVALNNLLLGLVGFIELYQMGH; this is encoded by the coding sequence ATGCTCACTCTATTTCTTACTCAATTTATTACCCTGTGGGCAGTTGTCGACCCTATAGGTTCAGTGCCTGTTTATCTGAGCCAAACGCAATCTCTGAGCGTTGCACAGAGCCGTCACTTGGCTATTAAGTCGGTGCTGTTCGCATTCTGGGTGCTGTTATTTTTTTTGGTTGCCGGTCAGTTTATTCTCGACGCTATGGCTATTCCCCTGCCCGTGTTTCAGGCAGCCGGTGGCTTAGTACTGCTCCTTTTCGCTTTGACCATGATATTTGGACAGAGCAAACCGGAACAAGAACAGAAACTGCTTGAAGAGGAGCTATGCCGTGCAAAATTGGCAGAGCGTGCAGTCTACCCTCTAGCTATCCCATCAATTGCATCTCCGGGAGCCATGATGGCTATCGTTATGCTTACCGACAAAAACCGCTTTTCCTATATGGATCAATCCATTACTGGGTTGGTGTTATTGCTCGTGCTTGGCGCTACCGCACTATTGCTACTGGGTGCTAGACGTGTTCACAGCGTAATTGGTAACGCCGGCGCTCAGATCATCAGTCGTGTTATGGGTCTAATTCTTTCTGCTGTTGCCCTAAACAACCTTCTACTTGGCCTAGTTGGCTTTATCGAACTCTATCAAATGGGGCATTAA
- a CDS encoding winged helix-turn-helix domain-containing protein, with product MPDKNISFIVDEWRFVPNEGQIQFANAEITIDNRLTKLLEFFCTNPGLTHTRDELIEHVWGGTVLTDQAVTQAVFELRKLLKKHSTEGCSYIVTVTKRGYRFDGEVKIEKLALQKPERQTPPSTETTAKKQIKLIPEKESIKSIKSQTVIVVLSVVVVLLASLLLLPREEHSRMGVQGHKHLAHYEFRYAVLNVSDEVFNTPELYGLVIKLVEHIGFYSNIRVVKSEEHRKLAAIELNISTVPSRDGKKQRLQVQYHNRVSDQTHLNRRYSTNFARFHETFPAIIDDLLRAMYIKVPEEELEQNVSVFPEEPEAVKALMTATGVTYNKANFKGAVEYFRKAQQLAPDNAYTVAVGYISEVMAVFASGKENQETLIEDLNQEYSLQLATILEKDNNPRVCEAYAILALSEGKPEKASQVLLSIPYNQQTSLTYLLLAKTEEALGHTDGAKELYLQATQNTSSAAALELAGPLFFDSNLDNLIQQLKLRKEHQN from the coding sequence ATGCCAGACAAGAACATCAGTTTTATCGTGGATGAATGGCGATTTGTGCCTAACGAGGGACAAATCCAATTCGCTAATGCCGAGATCACGATTGATAATCGCCTGACCAAACTACTGGAGTTTTTCTGTACCAATCCAGGGCTTACCCATACCAGAGACGAACTCATAGAACATGTGTGGGGCGGCACAGTATTAACCGACCAAGCCGTCACTCAAGCAGTATTTGAATTGCGAAAGCTCCTCAAAAAACACAGCACCGAAGGATGCAGTTATATCGTCACGGTAACCAAGCGTGGTTATCGCTTCGACGGTGAGGTTAAGATTGAAAAGCTCGCACTGCAAAAACCAGAACGCCAGACTCCCCCTTCGACTGAAACAACAGCGAAGAAACAAATCAAACTGATCCCAGAAAAAGAGTCGATTAAATCGATAAAATCCCAGACGGTAATAGTGGTTCTGTCTGTGGTTGTGGTTTTGCTCGCTTCTTTGTTACTTCTGCCAAGAGAAGAGCACAGTCGGATGGGCGTGCAAGGTCACAAGCACCTTGCCCACTATGAATTTCGTTATGCGGTTCTTAATGTCAGTGATGAGGTCTTTAATACACCAGAGCTGTACGGCTTAGTGATAAAGCTAGTTGAACATATTGGGTTTTACAGCAATATTCGGGTGGTCAAATCTGAAGAGCATAGGAAACTGGCTGCCATTGAGCTGAACATCTCAACGGTTCCAAGTCGGGACGGGAAAAAGCAGCGCCTGCAGGTTCAATACCATAATCGTGTATCGGACCAAACACACCTCAATCGACGCTACTCCACTAACTTCGCGCGTTTTCACGAAACCTTCCCCGCAATTATTGATGATTTGCTTCGTGCTATGTATATCAAGGTTCCAGAAGAAGAACTAGAGCAAAATGTATCGGTGTTTCCAGAAGAGCCTGAGGCGGTAAAAGCCCTGATGACGGCAACTGGTGTTACCTACAACAAAGCAAATTTTAAGGGTGCGGTGGAATACTTTAGAAAGGCGCAGCAGCTTGCACCGGATAACGCCTACACGGTAGCGGTAGGCTATATCAGTGAAGTTATGGCTGTATTTGCGAGTGGTAAGGAAAACCAGGAGACTCTGATTGAAGACCTCAACCAAGAGTATTCACTACAGCTAGCGACTATCTTGGAGAAAGACAATAACCCGAGAGTCTGTGAAGCCTATGCCATCCTCGCTCTTTCTGAGGGTAAGCCTGAGAAAGCCTCTCAGGTCTTACTTTCTATTCCCTACAACCAGCAGACATCCCTTACTTACTTGTTGCTGGCCAAAACAGAAGAGGCGTTAGGTCATACCGACGGTGCAAAAGAGCTCTATCTACAGGCAACCCAAAACACTTCATCTGCAGCTGCACTGGAACTAGCAGGGCCTCTGTTCTTTGACAGTAATCTAGATAACCTTATCCAACAGCTTAAACTTCGAAAAGAACACCAAAATTAG
- a CDS encoding porin family protein: protein MKLNKLILPIAAVFFITQAQANPYIGASYLYSEYQVKNEDTDFTDENSGYNLYIGYQLHPMFAIEAGYADFVDTHKDFEHVYSDAWLTSAKVMLPITIFDLYGRVGVGHFQTNLGDTNDIYYGTGTGVKLGPVRVALEYTMYEAKVIEDSFSLSAEFHF from the coding sequence ATGAAACTGAACAAGCTAATCCTTCCTATCGCAGCCGTTTTCTTTATCACACAAGCGCAAGCTAACCCATATATTGGTGCAAGCTACCTTTACTCTGAGTATCAAGTGAAGAACGAAGATACCGACTTTACTGATGAGAACAGTGGTTACAACCTTTACATTGGTTATCAACTACACCCTATGTTTGCGATTGAAGCAGGTTACGCAGATTTTGTTGATACGCACAAAGATTTCGAGCACGTTTATTCTGATGCGTGGCTAACCAGTGCTAAGGTGATGTTACCTATCACTATTTTCGATCTTTATGGTCGTGTAGGTGTGGGTCACTTCCAAACCAACCTAGGTGACACCAATGACATCTACTACGGTACAGGTACGGGTGTGAAGCTTGGTCCAGTTCGAGTAGCGCTTGAATACACCATGTATGAAGCAAAAGTTATCGAAGACAGCTTCTCATTGAGTGCAGAGTTCCACTTCTAA
- a CDS encoding alpha/beta hydrolase family protein, with the protein MDTKNIPEDKMQIVRYLAEFAVRPMFRTPLFVKPEEWGIDNYEDVYFQSSDGVPLEGWWMKAENSNKLIIANHPMPMSRAGFCGHFGEPWSNVDDIKIDFVKIWAHLVKAGYNVLAYDLRNHGTSGSANGGICGIGRYEWRDCVGAKQFVDSHPILSKMDVALYSQCTGANAQFEALSKHPELFENITCMLAPLAVSMEALMGSFAKLQGVEEYLDVMDFEQLKFGGYQNKDMNPQFFADAVKMPLLMTQVLDDIWTDNPSDGQKTFDLISSSEKEMLWIEGTTRRFDGYNYFGENPKQMLDFFEKHL; encoded by the coding sequence ATGGATACTAAAAATATCCCTGAAGATAAAATGCAAATCGTTCGCTATCTAGCAGAATTTGCAGTAAGGCCTATGTTTCGTACCCCACTGTTTGTAAAGCCGGAGGAGTGGGGCATTGATAACTATGAAGATGTCTATTTTCAGTCATCGGATGGCGTGCCACTAGAAGGCTGGTGGATGAAAGCTGAAAACTCAAACAAGCTTATTATCGCTAATCACCCGATGCCTATGTCACGCGCCGGTTTTTGTGGTCACTTTGGTGAGCCTTGGAGCAACGTTGATGATATCAAAATTGACTTTGTGAAGATCTGGGCGCACCTAGTCAAAGCCGGTTATAACGTGCTTGCTTATGATCTTAGAAACCATGGCACCAGTGGTTCTGCAAACGGTGGCATTTGCGGCATTGGACGGTACGAGTGGCGAGACTGTGTTGGTGCTAAACAATTTGTAGATAGTCACCCGATTCTTAGCAAGATGGATGTTGCCCTTTATAGCCAATGTACTGGTGCAAACGCGCAGTTTGAGGCACTTTCTAAGCATCCAGAACTGTTTGAAAACATCACATGTATGTTGGCACCTCTTGCGGTTTCAATGGAAGCCTTGATGGGTTCTTTTGCCAAGCTACAAGGCGTTGAAGAATATCTGGATGTGATGGACTTTGAGCAGTTAAAGTTTGGTGGCTACCAAAATAAAGACATGAACCCTCAGTTTTTTGCCGATGCTGTGAAGATGCCACTACTCATGACTCAGGTGTTAGATGATATCTGGACTGATAATCCCTCAGATGGTCAAAAGACCTTTGACCTGATTTCCTCTAGTGAAAAAGAGATGCTGTGGATAGAGGGAACCACTAGACGGTTTGATGGCTACAACTACTTTGGTGAG
- a CDS encoding carboxymuconolactone decarboxylase family protein has translation MKDFTLHTAETAPEKSKAILEGAQKQMGMVPGLYAVMAESPEILKAYTQLHQLFTQTSFDAEELTVVWQTINVEHECHYCVPAHTGIAHSMKVDPALTEALRNDEAMATPKLQALKDFTLNVVRSRGNVSEQDLEAFYAAGYEQKQVLEVILGLSQKVISNYVNHVAHTPVDKVFEKFAWKK, from the coding sequence ATGAAAGATTTCACACTACACACTGCCGAAACCGCTCCTGAGAAAAGCAAAGCTATCCTAGAAGGCGCGCAAAAACAGATGGGGATGGTTCCTGGACTTTATGCTGTGATGGCCGAGTCTCCAGAAATCTTGAAGGCCTATACACAACTTCACCAGTTGTTTACTCAAACCTCGTTTGATGCAGAAGAACTGACTGTCGTTTGGCAGACCATCAACGTTGAGCACGAGTGCCACTATTGTGTGCCGGCACATACAGGTATTGCACATTCTATGAAGGTGGATCCTGCACTTACTGAAGCGCTTCGCAACGACGAAGCTATGGCAACTCCTAAGCTACAGGCACTAAAAGACTTCACTCTGAACGTTGTGAGAAGTCGAGGTAATGTTTCAGAGCAGGATCTCGAGGCGTTTTATGCTGCGGGATATGAACAAAAGCAAGTTCTTGAGGTGATCCTCGGACTTTCGCAAAAGGTTATCAGTAACTATGTAAATCACGTAGCTCACACTCCAGTAGATAAGGTGTTTGAGAAGTTTGCTTGGAAAAAGTAA